The following coding sequences lie in one Allorhizobium pseudoryzae genomic window:
- a CDS encoding adenylate/guanylate cyclase domain-containing protein — protein MAADILKGLFSERQLRRARLLSGLIIFLFLLMHIINHSIGLISVQAADHARPALLAIWRHPIGTTLLYGSFLVHVILVLRTLFVRRSLAMPKSEAMQVVLGLSVPLLLIDHILGTRVASHLFHLRDSYETIVHSLWTKSPADGFKQSLALIVIWAHGCIGIHFWLRYRSWYAGIWPWALTLAILLPILSLLGFVQMGRTIANPTFPLSGFPGGTYDPTILPVGAVEQLQDLRVILYGVFVSAVVLIFAARGIRWIRERAHLVTIRYVTGEAISVPRGFTVLEASRIAGKPHYAVCGGKGRCSTCRVQIIDGEEHLPAADPAEQRTLDRIEAGPGVRLACQLRPTGSVTLSPLLVAFPDPQGVSESYEAVPGREREIAVLFCDIRNFTTISEARLPFDIVFLLNRYFAVVGAAVEAAGGRVDKFIGDGAMALFGINGSLEDGCRQAVRAAAGIIEGIDELNRQLSQDLTIPLRVAIGIHAGSAVVGTLGYGNARNLTAIGDTVNVASRLETTAKEIDMPLVMSEPVATLSNVDVTMAETRKIVVRGRTIPLRIFVFGKSMTGMLLQTTAPGRALKTRTA, from the coding sequence GGGCTTTTTTCGGAGCGGCAGCTGCGTCGTGCGCGCCTGCTGTCGGGCCTGATCATCTTTCTGTTCCTGCTGATGCATATCATCAACCACAGTATCGGCCTCATTTCGGTTCAGGCCGCAGATCATGCCCGCCCCGCGCTTCTCGCCATCTGGCGCCATCCGATCGGAACGACACTGCTTTATGGCTCTTTCCTGGTGCACGTCATTCTCGTGCTCCGGACGCTGTTTGTGCGAAGAAGCCTGGCCATGCCGAAGTCCGAGGCGATGCAGGTCGTGCTCGGGCTTTCCGTTCCGCTGCTGCTGATCGACCATATCCTCGGGACCCGCGTCGCCTCGCATCTCTTCCATCTGCGGGACAGCTACGAAACCATCGTTCACAGCCTGTGGACGAAATCCCCGGCAGACGGTTTCAAGCAGTCCCTCGCTTTGATCGTGATCTGGGCGCATGGCTGCATCGGGATCCATTTCTGGCTGCGCTATCGCTCCTGGTATGCCGGCATCTGGCCCTGGGCGCTGACGCTGGCGATCCTGCTTCCGATCCTGTCGCTGCTCGGCTTCGTGCAGATGGGCCGCACGATCGCCAACCCGACCTTTCCGTTGAGCGGCTTTCCGGGCGGAACCTATGACCCGACGATCCTGCCGGTGGGCGCCGTGGAGCAACTGCAAGACCTGCGCGTGATCCTCTATGGCGTGTTCGTGTCCGCCGTCGTCCTGATCTTTGCGGCGCGCGGCATCCGCTGGATCCGGGAGCGCGCCCACCTCGTCACGATCCGTTATGTCACAGGCGAGGCGATCAGCGTGCCGCGCGGCTTCACGGTCCTGGAAGCGAGCCGGATTGCCGGCAAGCCCCATTACGCCGTTTGCGGCGGCAAGGGCCGATGCTCCACCTGCCGCGTGCAGATCATCGACGGCGAAGAGCATCTGCCGGCCGCGGACCCAGCCGAGCAAAGGACACTGGACAGGATCGAGGCGGGGCCCGGCGTGCGCCTCGCCTGCCAGCTTCGACCGACGGGCAGTGTCACCTTGTCGCCGCTGCTTGTGGCATTTCCCGACCCGCAAGGCGTTTCGGAATCCTACGAGGCGGTTCCGGGACGGGAACGCGAGATCGCGGTTCTCTTCTGTGACATCCGCAACTTCACGACGATTTCGGAAGCACGCTTGCCCTTCGATATTGTTTTTCTGTTGAACCGCTACTTCGCGGTGGTCGGCGCGGCGGTGGAAGCCGCCGGCGGACGCGTCGATAAGTTCATCGGCGATGGCGCGATGGCGCTCTTCGGCATCAACGGATCTCTTGAGGATGGCTGCCGTCAGGCGGTTCGCGCCGCAGCCGGGATCATCGAAGGGATCGACGAGCTGAACCGGCAGCTGTCGCAGGACTTGACGATACCGCTTCGAGTGGCGATCGGGATCCATGCGGGCTCCGCCGTTGTCGGCACGCTCGGCTACGGCAACGCCCGCAACCTGACGGCAATCGGCGATACCGTGAACGTCGCGAGCCGCCTGGAAACGACTGCGAAGGAAATCGACATGCCACTCGTGATGTCGGAGCCGGTTGCGACATTGTCCAACGTCGATGTCACCATGGCGGAGACCCGCAAGATCGTGGTGCGCGGCCGGACCATTCCGCTACGTATTTTCGTCTTCGGCAAATCCATGACCGGCATGCTGCTGCAGACGACGGCGCCGGGAAGAGCCCTGAAGACGCGAACGGCCTGA
- a CDS encoding DUF3095 domain-containing protein: protein MDTRNAAGSFFQQLPLLTRFEGVAETASYTPLPEGWVLAVADIVGSTKAIAEGRYKTVNMAGASVISALLNGMDMKDYPFVFGGDGAIVALPGALEEQATQILAAVRDWVSAELQLELRVALVPLIDIREAGLDVRVARFGASDHVSYAMFSGGGVSWAEEQMKSGRYRIDRKADTHPDLTGLSCRWDPIAAQNGDVVSIIAKPVSEATMPEFRALVAAIIAVTAEQNRDGHPVPVEGPPLRFRAGNIDAETAAAPPGQRLRARLSGLTQALLAVLLYKFNLSMGRFNARDYAREVAENSDFRKFDDGLKMTVDVDDAHRWRLEVLLADAEAKGICHYGMHRQDSALMTCFVLTPMSKDHVHFIDGGNGGYALAARDLAMKLDAEQTARTG, encoded by the coding sequence ATGGATACTCGCAACGCAGCCGGCAGTTTCTTCCAGCAGCTTCCGCTGCTCACCCGCTTCGAAGGCGTTGCGGAGACGGCAAGCTATACGCCGCTGCCGGAGGGCTGGGTGCTGGCCGTTGCCGATATCGTCGGCTCCACCAAGGCGATTGCGGAAGGCCGCTACAAAACGGTCAACATGGCCGGCGCCAGCGTGATCTCGGCGCTTCTCAACGGCATGGACATGAAGGACTACCCGTTCGTCTTCGGCGGCGACGGGGCGATTGTTGCCCTGCCCGGCGCCCTGGAGGAGCAGGCCACACAGATCCTTGCGGCGGTGCGGGACTGGGTCTCGGCGGAGCTACAGCTCGAGCTGCGGGTGGCGCTCGTGCCGCTCATCGACATTCGCGAGGCCGGCCTCGATGTGCGCGTGGCCCGGTTCGGCGCCAGCGATCATGTCTCCTACGCGATGTTCAGCGGCGGGGGCGTAAGCTGGGCCGAAGAGCAGATGAAGTCCGGCCGCTACAGGATCGACCGGAAAGCCGACACACACCCGGATTTGACCGGCCTCTCCTGCCGTTGGGACCCGATCGCGGCGCAGAATGGCGACGTTGTCTCCATTATCGCCAAACCCGTATCCGAAGCGACGATGCCGGAGTTTCGGGCGCTGGTGGCCGCCATCATTGCCGTGACCGCCGAACAGAACCGGGACGGCCATCCCGTGCCGGTCGAGGGACCGCCCCTTCGTTTCAGGGCGGGCAACATCGACGCGGAGACCGCCGCCGCACCGCCCGGACAACGGTTGCGCGCGCGGCTTTCTGGCCTCACGCAGGCCCTTCTTGCCGTCCTGCTCTACAAGTTCAACCTGTCAATGGGCCGCTTTAACGCGCGCGATTATGCCCGCGAAGTGGCGGAAAACTCCGATTTCCGCAAGTTCGACGACGGACTGAAGATGACGGTGGATGTGGATGATGCTCATCGTTGGCGTCTTGAGGTCCTGCTTGCCGATGCGGAGGCCAAGGGCATCTGCCACTACGGCATGCATCGCCAGGACAGTGCACTGATGACCTGTTTCGTGCTGACCCCGATGTCGAAGGACCACGTGCACTTCATCGATGGCGGCAATGGCGGGTATGCTCTGGCTGCCCGCGACCTTGCAATGAAGCTCGACGCCGAACAGACAGCCCGCACCGGCTGA